The nucleotide window AACAATACTGATATTACGGTCTCCCACTTTATATAACGTCGGCATATTCTTTAATTGTAGCAAAAATTCATGTTGCAAACTTAATGCACATTGACATAGAAACTTCCCAAATGCAATCACACTCATGGAGATGAAAGACTATGATTTTGTCTCTCTTTAATTTTCCTCATATTCTAACTGTGAATTTCTCTGTGAATTTAAGGAAGTAGAATCCTTGTGTTTGTCAATGAAACTGTCAAATAGAAGATAGCTAGTACATCTATTTTTGAACTAAAATGACAATCATCCATTTTCTGAGTGCTTGTTTCATCTAGAACTTTACCTTTTATTTCGAGATACAAAGCTGTTCAGGACATAGTACATGCCCACCTGACTTCCTATTTGGCGAAAGAGAATCTCGGTTCAAATATGTGATATTAGGTATAACTCCccttttttatctttgattttatcTGGAGGATTATTCAGACCTTCCTATTGAGGATATACCTCTCAACTGTTAATATTGACCAAACCCATACTTTTAATAGGTACCCAAAGAGCCCCTTCATATGAATCTACTCTGATTCAAAGGAGTAGAAAAGATCCTTTTTTCAGGCTGTTTTCTAATTATCCTCTCAGTGGGGCCTAGAGAAGTTCAAGTAGACTGCATTCTTTCTCTTTGTAGTACCTAATGGCAAACTACAATAAAATGGTTCAAATGAGGAGGACTATGACCCCACAACAACACCTCATCAGGATTACAGAATGAGGGTGGTGATGTGCAGAGTTTGTAACCACAATCATATTTTCGAGTGACCCATATGCATTTTTCAGCCCAGTATGCACTTGATCAAGAATGTATAACCCGCTAACCCCTTTAGGGTTTTTACAATAACTCTCAGTATTTAGAAAGTTACTGAATTCATCCTACACTCTGAAAAAGTACATACAcgtaaagaaaaagagaataaggcAAACATGAAAGAAGTATGAAAACCTGTTGAATCTGTGTGAAGGTAGGTGGGAGTTCTTTGCATAACTCTTGACCCTTTTCTGTGAGTTTACACTTTCATATTACAAGTTCAAATCAAGAAGGTTAGCAGTTTGGGGGAGTAAGGCAGTTGGCAAATAAGGACAAGGATACAACCCTTCTGCAAGCCTATGTTGAGATAAGTAACTCCAATTTTTGTCGATCGCCCAGCTCTGACCTTTTGTCACATTTCAGTCCTTGAAAATCTGTCATTAGGAAATGGGAAGCAACCAGTCATGGGTCACAGAATTTGTCTTGGTGGGGTTCCAGCTCAGTGCAGAGATGGAAGTGCTCCTCTTCTGGATCTTCTCCCTCTTGTATATCTTCAGTCTGCTGGCAAATGGCGTGATCTTGGGACTCATCCGTCTGGACCTGAGACtgcacacccccatgtacttcttcctctcaCACCTGGCTGTCATCGACATGTCCTATGCCTCCAACAATGTCCCCAAGATGTTGGTAAACTTAGTGAATCAGAAGAGAACCATCTCTTTTGTTCCCTGCGTAATGCAGACATTTCTGTACCTGGGTTTTGCTGCTACAGAGTGCCTGGTTTTGGTGGTGATGTCCTATGACAGGTACGTGGCCATCTGCCACCCCCTCCAGTACACTGTTATCATGAGCTGGAGACTGTGCATGGTCCTGGCTGTCACTTCTTGGGTGTTTAGCTTCCTCTTGGCCCTCGTCCATTTAATTCTCATCCTGAGGCTGCCCTTCTGTGGGCCTCATGAAATCAACCACTTCTTCTGTGAAATCTTATCTGTCCTCAAGCTGGCCTGTGCTGACACTAGGCTCAACCAAGTGGTCATCTTTGGGACCTGTGTGTTTATCTTAGTGGGGCCTCTCTGCTTGGTGCTGGTGTCCTACTCATGCATCCTGTTTGCCATCCTGAGGATCCAGTCTGGGGAAGGCCGCAGAAAggccttctccacctgctcctcccacctctgCGTGGTGGGGCTCTACTTTGGCAGCGCCATTGTCATGTACATGGCCCCCAAATCCAACCACCCAGAGGAGCAGCAGAAGATCCTTTCCCTGTTTTATAGCCTTTTCAACCCTATGCTGAACCCACTGATCTACAGTCTGAGGAACACAGAGGTGAAGGGTGCCCTGAGGAGAGCCTTATACAGGCATAGGCATATATGAGGGATGGGGAAAATCAACATGGTTGGGGATACTTTGCTCCCCATGAAATATGATAGGTGGCATTTTTCACCTTACAGTATAATAGATGCCACGTTAAAATAGACTATTTTAGACCTAAGCATTCAAACTGAAACCATAGAGactttagcaaataaaaaagatgaataccTTCATGCCTGTGGGTATGCAAAGATTCTTCGTTCTCTGGAAAAAACACAAGACACATAATTGGAAGACTTGATAAAGATTAggctttttcaaattaaatcctTCTGATAATGAAAGTTACTATGAAGAAACAAGAAATGCAAGTCACAGACCAAGTGagttgtatgtttttaaatgcaaTGGTGAGTCAGGAATGACCACAaaaggagacacaggcagggaaacACAAAGTTTGTTGTCCTCACAGGTCCTGGAAGGAGGCCAGCGCCACATAGGAATGACACCAGGTTGGTCGGGAGGCTGAAGATGGGAGAAGGGAAGGTTTATATCATTGTCTTCATGAGCATTTCCACAGAAGACACCCAATAAAGTGTTGTGTGAGAACAAGCTGAAGTTCCTGTAATGAGCACATC belongs to Canis lupus baileyi chromosome 15, mCanLup2.hap1, whole genome shotgun sequence and includes:
- the LOC140604460 gene encoding olfactory receptor 2A5-like, which produces MGSNQSWVTEFVLVGFQLSAEMEVLLFWIFSLLYIFSLLANGVILGLIRLDLRLHTPMYFFLSHLAVIDMSYASNNVPKMLVNLVNQKRTISFVPCVMQTFLYLGFAATECLVLVVMSYDRYVAICHPLQYTVIMSWRLCMVLAVTSWVFSFLLALVHLILILRLPFCGPHEINHFFCEILSVLKLACADTRLNQVVIFGTCVFILVGPLCLVLVSYSCILFAILRIQSGEGRRKAFSTCSSHLCVVGLYFGSAIVMYMAPKSNHPEEQQKILSLFYSLFNPMLNPLIYSLRNTEVKGALRRALYRHRHI